From one Bombyx mori chromosome 5, ASM3026992v2 genomic stretch:
- the LOC101741825 gene encoding lipoyltransferase 1, mitochondrial isoform X2, with the protein MAQAMVKRIVSSSACTFAGLAQKTYIRNVAASSKVAASKKERVLPTEGEITKSVFMSQSTDIYTNLALEDWLYKNMDFTNHHVMMVWRNEPCVVIGRHQNPWLEANVPLLSEKEIALARRNSGGGTVYHDRGNLNITFFAPRERYDRNYNLKLIKRALFRSFGIKSTINERQDLIVRDKYKVSGTAAKLGRLTGYHHCTLLVNANKADLSKALAKRETKATASTRSEVANLKDLDNRITVENLQTALGYEYLRTPALHLDDGGQSLIAKQRGFQFVNPTDDWFPGLAELKNDLVSWDWCFGRTPMFTVSRSFPVPIGLLAPSKVYSATQELVINMTVEKGLINDVTLSIPPGLIESGFHGEASVITHLKGKRFTSEALNALQDAMLTRHHVSDVKELDDKEQFVAKCFDQVVNTM; encoded by the exons ATGGCTCAAGCTATGGTGAAAAGAATAGTATCCAGCAGTGCTTGCACATTTGCTGGTCTTGCACAGAAAACATATATAAGAAATGTTGCGGCATCCAGCAAAGTGGCCGCATCAAAAAAGGAGAGAGTGCTTCCAACTGAGGGGGAGATCACCAAGTCAGTGTTCATGTCTCAATCGACTGATATTTATACGAACTTGGCTCTGGAGGATTGGTTGTATAAGAACATGGACTTCACAAATCATCATGTTATGATGGTGTGGAGAAATGAGCCATGTGTGGTTATTGGAAGACATCAAAATCCTTGGCTGGAGGCGAATGTTCCACTACTTTCTGAAAAAGAAATAGCTTTGGCACGTCGTAACAGTGGTGGTGGTACTGTTTATCATGACCGAGGAAATCTGAATATAACATTCTTTGCCCCACGTGAGAGATATGACAGAAATTACAATTTGAAGTTGATTAAGAGAGCACTGTTCAGAAGTTTTGGCATTAAGTCAACTATTAATGAACGTCAGGACCTTATCGTCAGAGACAAATACAAG GTATCTGGAACAGCTGCAAAGCTTGGTCGCCTGACAGGATATCATCACTGCACCCTTCTAGTCAATGCCAACAAGGCAGATCTCAGCAAAGCTCTTGCTAAACGTGAG ACAAAAGCGACGGCCTCAACGCGATCCGAAGTGGCCAACCTGAAGGACTTGGACAACAGAATTACGGTCGAGAATCTGCAAACAGCGCTCGGCTACGAATACCTTCGTACTCCAGCTCTGCACCTGGACGACGGCGGCCAGAGCCTGATCGCAAAACAACGCGGTTTTCAGTTCGTCAATCCCACGGACGACTGGTTCCCGG GCCTGGCTGAATTGAAGAATGATTTGGTTAGCTGGGATTGGTGCTTTGGAAGAACTCCGATGTTCACTGTCAGCCGTTCCTTTCCGGTGCCCATAGGACTTCTTGCTCCGTCCAAAGTCTACTCCGCTACCCAGGAATTGGTTATTAATATGACGGTAGAAAAAGGTCTCATCAATGACGTGACCCTCAGCATTCCTCCAGGGCTTATCGAATCCGGTTTTCACGGCGAAGCTTCAGTTATAACTCATCTTAAAGGGAAGAGGTTCACTTCGGAAGCTCTAAATGCTCTCCAAGATGCAATGTTGACACGTCATCACGTAAGTGACGTCAAGGAATTGGACGATAAAGAACAATTTGTCGCTAAGTGTTTCGATCAAGTAGTCAATACTATGTAA
- the LOC101741825 gene encoding lipoyltransferase 1, mitochondrial isoform X1, whose protein sequence is MAQAMVKRIVSSSACTFAGLAQKTYIRNVAASSKVAASKKERVLPTEGEITKSVFMSQSTDIYTNLALEDWLYKNMDFTNHHVMMVWRNEPCVVIGRHQNPWLEANVPLLSEKEIALARRNSGGGTVYHDRGNLNITFFAPRERYDRNYNLKLIKRALFRSFGIKSTINERQDLIVRDKYKVSGTAAKLGRLTGYHHCTLLVNANKADLSKALAKREHGIQTKATASTRSEVANLKDLDNRITVENLQTALGYEYLRTPALHLDDGGQSLIAKQRGFQFVNPTDDWFPGLAELKNDLVSWDWCFGRTPMFTVSRSFPVPIGLLAPSKVYSATQELVINMTVEKGLINDVTLSIPPGLIESGFHGEASVITHLKGKRFTSEALNALQDAMLTRHHVSDVKELDDKEQFVAKCFDQVVNTM, encoded by the exons ATGGCTCAAGCTATGGTGAAAAGAATAGTATCCAGCAGTGCTTGCACATTTGCTGGTCTTGCACAGAAAACATATATAAGAAATGTTGCGGCATCCAGCAAAGTGGCCGCATCAAAAAAGGAGAGAGTGCTTCCAACTGAGGGGGAGATCACCAAGTCAGTGTTCATGTCTCAATCGACTGATATTTATACGAACTTGGCTCTGGAGGATTGGTTGTATAAGAACATGGACTTCACAAATCATCATGTTATGATGGTGTGGAGAAATGAGCCATGTGTGGTTATTGGAAGACATCAAAATCCTTGGCTGGAGGCGAATGTTCCACTACTTTCTGAAAAAGAAATAGCTTTGGCACGTCGTAACAGTGGTGGTGGTACTGTTTATCATGACCGAGGAAATCTGAATATAACATTCTTTGCCCCACGTGAGAGATATGACAGAAATTACAATTTGAAGTTGATTAAGAGAGCACTGTTCAGAAGTTTTGGCATTAAGTCAACTATTAATGAACGTCAGGACCTTATCGTCAGAGACAAATACAAG GTATCTGGAACAGCTGCAAAGCTTGGTCGCCTGACAGGATATCATCACTGCACCCTTCTAGTCAATGCCAACAAGGCAGATCTCAGCAAAGCTCTTGCTAAACGTGAG CATGGCATACAGACAAAAGCGACGGCCTCAACGCGATCCGAAGTGGCCAACCTGAAGGACTTGGACAACAGAATTACGGTCGAGAATCTGCAAACAGCGCTCGGCTACGAATACCTTCGTACTCCAGCTCTGCACCTGGACGACGGCGGCCAGAGCCTGATCGCAAAACAACGCGGTTTTCAGTTCGTCAATCCCACGGACGACTGGTTCCCGG GCCTGGCTGAATTGAAGAATGATTTGGTTAGCTGGGATTGGTGCTTTGGAAGAACTCCGATGTTCACTGTCAGCCGTTCCTTTCCGGTGCCCATAGGACTTCTTGCTCCGTCCAAAGTCTACTCCGCTACCCAGGAATTGGTTATTAATATGACGGTAGAAAAAGGTCTCATCAATGACGTGACCCTCAGCATTCCTCCAGGGCTTATCGAATCCGGTTTTCACGGCGAAGCTTCAGTTATAACTCATCTTAAAGGGAAGAGGTTCACTTCGGAAGCTCTAAATGCTCTCCAAGATGCAATGTTGACACGTCATCACGTAAGTGACGTCAAGGAATTGGACGATAAAGAACAATTTGTCGCTAAGTGTTTCGATCAAGTAGTCAATACTATGTAA
- the Uccr gene encoding ubiquinol-cytochrome C reductase complex 14kD subunit — MAFRATAMMAFRATAINRSDSLSKWAYNLSGFNKYGLLRDDCLHETPDVTEALRRLPSHVVDERNFRIVRAIQLSMQKTILPKEEWTKYEEDSLYLTPIVEQVEKERLEREQWEKEY; from the exons ATGGCTTTTAGAGCAACTGCCATGATGGCTTTCCGAGCCACGGCTATTAACCGAA GTGACAGCCTCAGCAAATGGGCCTACAATCTTTCGGGATTCAATAAATATG GTTTGTTACGGGATGATTGCTTGCATGAAACTCCTGATGTAACTGAAGCACTCCGCAGACTTCCATCCCATGTTGTTGACGAGAGAAACTTCCGTATTGTACGTGCCATACAGCTCTCCATGCAAAAAACAATCCTACCTAAAGAAGAGTGGACAAAATATGAAGAAGATTCCCTATACTTAACCCCAATTGTTGAGCAAGTTGAGAAAGAGAGGCTGGAGAGAGAGCAGTGGGAGAAGGAATATTAA